The Peribacillus simplex genome contains the following window.
GTGTGATCACTTCCGCCGGAATAATCTTGGCAGCCACCTTTTCCGTTCTTGCCACACTTCCCATTCAAGTATTGGTTCAATTCGGGCTCATTACCGCCCTGGGTGTGTTAATGGACACATTCATCGTACGCCCTTTCCTGGTTCCTGCGATAACCGCCCTACTTGGCCGACGTGCCTTTTGGCCGAGTAAAGTGACTAATCAACAAGTGAAACAACATGACAATTTATAAAGAAAGGTAATCACACCTCTTCTTAAAAAGCCCTGTGCCCCTTAAATGCACAGGGTTTTTACACGTTTTCTAAATAAAGGAAAACTTTAAGTTGACACCATTACTTTCACCTCTTATAATTACATTAAGTTCAAGTATCTCAAATTAAAGATATATAAGTTCAAGATTAATATTCAGGAGGAATAACCATGACCAATACAAAATGGACAGTCGACCCGACTCACAGTTCTATTGAATTTTCTGTAAAACATATGATGATCGCTAAAGTAAAAGGAAGTTTTGGCAAATTCGAGGCAATCATTTCAGCAAATCCATCGGATCTAACAACTGCGGATATCGAGTTTACCGTTGATGTGGCCAGTATTGACACACGCAATGCAGATCGGGATAATCACTTGCGTTCTGCTGACTTTTTTGATGTAGAAAAAAATCCTACATTATCATTCAAATCAACAAAAATAGTAAACACGGATGATGATGAATACGATGTAACAGGTAATGTAACCCTTAACGGAATCACACAAGAAGAAACTTTCGCCATCACCTTCGAAGGCCAAGGAAAAGATCCATGGGGTAATGAAAAAGCAGGCTTTAGCGGAAAAGGGAAAATTAAACGCAGTGATTATGGTTTAACCTATAACGCAGCATTAGAAACAGGCGGCGTACTAATCGGGGATCAAATCACTCTAACCATCGAAATCGAAGCAGCTAAAGAAGCTTAATGAAATAAAGAAGCAGCCATCGCTAGGATGACTGCTTCTTTCTACATTTACCGGATTTACGAATTCCTCGTTTTATACAGTAAATAAATGAAGTATGGAGCCCCGATGCTCGCTGTAAAGACACCAGCCGGTATTTCCAAAGGTGAGAATAAGGTCCGTCCAACCAAATCCGCCACCATAACCAGGATGCCACCTAGCAAAGCTGAAGTCGGCAATAACACTCCAAAACTCGAACCAACCAGCCTTCTAGCCATGTGGGGTGCCATTAATCCCACAAAGCCTATTCCTCCAGCAAAAGCGGTAGAACCACCAATCAATGCTGTACTGATCATCAATAATGTAAAGCGCTGTTTTTGGACATGCCCCCCAAGCCCCGTTGCAAGGTCATCGCCTAGCTCCTGTAAATTAATATTTCTAGCATACAGAAAGGCAAGTAAAAGGAATAGAATCGTCCACGGAGCAAGCACAGCAATATTACTCCAGCTGGAGTTTGACACTGATCCCGTGATCCAAAGGTTTGCCTGGCTCGCTAGAAAGACTGGGCCAAGAATCATCATCAATGTTGTGAGTGCCTTCATTAAAGCCATCACCCCAATCCCGATCAACACAAGCCTTATCGGGGGAACTCCATTTTTCCAGGCTAAGGAATAAACAAGTAAAGCTACGACTGTCGCCCCAATGAATGCAGCTAACGGCAGCCAATTGATGCTCACCGTTAACGAATGATTCTTGTCGCTAAAAATGGCCATGAAGCCAACGACCGCTACAGTCGCTCCTCCTGTTATCCCCAAGATGTCAGGGGAGGCAAGTGGATTTCGAATCATCCCTTGCAGGATTCCTCCAGCTACAGCAAGACCCATCCCTACCAAGAGAGCAACGATTATTCTAGGCAGCCGGAAAGATTGGATGATAAGCCGATCGCCCTCAGTTCCCCCTCCGATAAAGACCTGGAGGACACTCAAAGGATGTATATTCATTTCACCCACTCCAGTACTGATCACAAGTACTAATGAAGTGACTAAAAATAATATAAAGATCACGATCATGGCTTTTTTATCCATTAAGAATGATATTTTTTCATTAAACAAACGAAAGCTCTTAAACGATTTCATCGACCGCTGAACCCCTTTCTAGCTATATAAATAAAGAATGGGGTTCCGATTATGGCTGTCATGACTCCAACCGGAACTTCTCGAGGCATCAGGATATACCTGGATATGATATCTGCTGTGATCAAAAGCACCGCTCCGAAAAGTCCAGAGAACGGAATCAACCAGCGATGATCAATGCCTACTATTGAACGGGTAAGATGCGGAACGACAATTCCTATAAAACCAATCGGGCCTGCAACCGCCACTGATCCTCCAGCGAGCAGAATGATTGCCAGTCCCAGAACAATTTTAAGGAAAACTATATTCAGTCCAAGACCTTTTGCAACATCTTCACCCATGGATAACACATTCATTTTACCGGAGACGACCAAGGCAATGCCCCAGCCAACAGTAAGATAAGGGAGGACGGCTATTAAATTGTCTAAACTTCTTCCGGAAACTGATCCAGCAAGCCAGAATAGGACTTGCTCTAAAAGGGCCTCGTTGGAAACGAGAAGACCTTGTGTCAGTGAAGATACCATGGCAGTCATGGCTGCACCGGCCAATGTCAGCTTCATCGGTGTCAAGCCGCCCCGTCCCATGCTTCCTATCATATATATGCTTATCGCGGCTATGGCTGCCCCTATAAAAGACAACCAAGTGAATACTTGAAGATTGCTTATCCCAAAAACGGTGACCCCAGTGACAACCGCCAATCCCGCGCCTGCGTTGACCCCGAATATATCTGGAGATGCGAGGGGATTTTTAGTCAGCGTTTGCATCAAAACCCCCGAGATGGCTAAACTTGCACCAATTGCCGATGCGATCAGGGCCCGTGGAAGTCTGACTGATTGAATGACAATGTGTTCATTCGTCCCATTGAAATGGGTAAAAGCATCAATGGCCATTTGCCATGTTGTATTTGTATATCCGTATACAATGCTTGAGCATAGTAAAAAAAGCAACAAAAGAATGGTAATGAATAGCCCCATCCATTTCTGCCATGAATTTTTTAATAACATAACCAGTTACCTTTCCAATCACGTTTGTAAATCCTTATTTTATTCAATTGTACTGGCGTTAACAGGATTATGTCAATGATTTTGAGAATCATTTTCAATTATATATTGACAGAAAAGTATATTCATTTTATGATGATGCTGGTAAGTGCGAATGATTATCATTTGCTTTAAAATTGGGAGGGATACATAGATGTTTAGATTAAAGTCACTTTTAACGATTTTTACAATATTTGCAGTCTTCCTTTTAGCAGCTTGCGGGAATTCGAAGGATCAAGCCGAAGGAAATAAAGCTGAAGACAAGAAAAAAGACACAAGCTACACAATAGAGCATGCCATGGGCACTACCGAATTGAAAAAAACGCCTAAAAGAGTGGTCGTTCTAACAAATGAAGGCACTGAAGCATTACTTGCTTTAGGAATCAAACCTGTTGGTGCCGTTAAATCATGGCTTGGTGACCCTTGGTACGACCATATTAAAGATGATATGGATGGGGTCGAAGTTGTTGGTGTTGAACATGAAGTTAACTTAGAGAAAATCGCATCACTGAAGCCTGATTTGATTATCGGAAGCAAGATACGCCAAGAAGCTGTTTATGATAAGTTAAATGCAATCGCCCCTACCGTTTTTTCTGAAACGCTAAGAGGAGATTGGAAAGAAAACTTTAAACTATATGCGAAAGCCTTGAACCTTGAAGAAAAAGGAAACGACGTAATTGCTAAATTCGATAAACGCACAGAAGATCTTAAAGCTAAATTGGGTGATAAGGTAAATCAAAAAGTTTCCATTGTTCGTTTCATGGCTGGAACAACTCGTATTTATTATACAGATTCATTCTCTGGAGTGATTTTCGATCAATTAGGATTTAAACGTCCAGAACAACAGAAGGAACTGTTCACTCCAAATAATAAATTAGGCAACCTTGCCATCGAGGTTGGGAAAGAAGCCATCCCTAAAATGGATGGAGATATTCTCTTTTACTTCACCTACGCTCCTGAAGGCGACAAACAAGCACTAAGCTCTGCAAAAGAGTGGACTAATGATCCACTTTGGAAAAACCTTGATGCAGTCAAAAAAGGAAATGCTTATGAGGTTAGTGACGCAACATGGAATACGGCCGGCGGAGTAATAGCAGCTAATAAAATGCTGGACGATATAGAAAAAATCATGCTTAAAAAGTAAAAATACGGATCGCGATCCTACTGAAAACGGCCTTTCTCGATATAAGATTCGAGAAAGGCCGTTTTACTTTACATTCATGCGCTTCGCTTAAATGACTTACCCCGCTTGTCCACTTTCCTTTAATTGATCGTCAACGAACAAGATGCCCAATTCGTAATGCTCCCCGTCAAATAGGGCTCTTTGCACAAAACGAATCTGTTCATTATTATCGATGACCTCAAGCTTGCAATGCGCCCGGTTTATTTGTAGCGCCCTGTATAACTCTTCTTCTTCCCTGACGACGACACCATTTATTTTCGAAATGACCTCCCCTTTAAGCAACCCCATCTTATCTGCCGGAGATTGAGGGATTATGCCTAAGATCTGGACACCAAGCTTACTTTTTGAAAAATAAAAAGGGAGCTTTCCATCCATTGCCTTTTGGGAATAATGCAGGAATTCTCGACCCAGGATTGCTAAAATGGCCGTAATGATTGCCAATGGCGGGTACCAGTAACCAACTGCCGCTAATAGCGTAATCACAAATCCCAATGCTCCTATCTTTTTGCCTTGCGCCCTAATGGCCTGTTCCGGGAGCGTCCCATGAACTTTTTGCTTGAAGCCGATTAAAATGGGAAGCACGATTGGCGACAGATTTATGTCCCCGATTGAAAAAACCGGATACCATTCGAAAGGCGCTGGAAGCTGTCCTCCTGGAATCATAACGAACATTGGAATTAGCCAGATTCGCTGTGAAACATACACACCTATCGGCTGCCCCCTCTTGGATACCTCCAACTGTGGGGATACCCTTTTACTTCCATTGCCTACAATCAAAAACCCTTCAGCAATCAGCAATAACCCTATCAAAATAACAAGTGTCGGATATACGGACTGATCCAGCTGATTAAATGCATCCTGAAATACCGTCAGCTTGATATCTCTATCATATAAAAAGAAAAGGATAAAGAAAGTGAGTCCCACTGTATAAACGGGGGAAACGAACCTCCTTTTCATGGATAACATAGACAAGATCGTAACCCCTGCCATGATGAACAGCGCCGCCAAGGGAATGGTGAGTCCCAAAGCCAACGTGAGGACAGAAAGGATTAATCCCCATATCAACCCTTGAGGTAACATGGAACGCAGCTCCATGGAAATACTGTAGATCTTCGTATTAAAATCATGGCGTTCCCGTTTAACGCGAAGATAGCCGATGAATAAACAATATGCAATCGAAACATAAAGCAAAGGATGAAGGAAGAGTTTTCCTAATCCCATTAAGCATGCTATCAGCCAATCCGTTGTCAATTTCTATCCACCATCCTCAAAAGTAATCAAAATTTTGTTGAATTTCGTTCTGGTCATATACCTCCTATTCTATCAAAAATGTAACCTCCCTGCCTATTAAGATGCAGAAAAAGTAGCTTTATCTTTTGTTTCCCCTACACTGCCTTCATGTTTCCAGACAGAAGCTTGATCAAGCGCAAAAAAAGCACCGCTTCTTAAGCTGCGGTGCCTTCGCATTATTTCACTAAATAATTCAAAGCCGTGCGTAATTGAATATCATTATCTTCATCCTGGATCTTTTCCAGTATGGCGGATTCA
Protein-coding sequences here:
- a CDS encoding YceI family protein yields the protein MTNTKWTVDPTHSSIEFSVKHMMIAKVKGSFGKFEAIISANPSDLTTADIEFTVDVASIDTRNADRDNHLRSADFFDVEKNPTLSFKSTKIVNTDDDEYDVTGNVTLNGITQEETFAITFEGQGKDPWGNEKAGFSGKGKIKRSDYGLTYNAALETGGVLIGDQITLTIEIEAAKEA
- a CDS encoding FecCD family ABC transporter permease, producing the protein MKSFKSFRLFNEKISFLMDKKAMIVIFILFLVTSLVLVISTGVGEMNIHPLSVLQVFIGGGTEGDRLIIQSFRLPRIIVALLVGMGLAVAGGILQGMIRNPLASPDILGITGGATVAVVGFMAIFSDKNHSLTVSINWLPLAAFIGATVVALLVYSLAWKNGVPPIRLVLIGIGVMALMKALTTLMMILGPVFLASQANLWITGSVSNSSWSNIAVLAPWTILFLLLAFLYARNINLQELGDDLATGLGGHVQKQRFTLLMISTALIGGSTAFAGGIGFVGLMAPHMARRLVGSSFGVLLPTSALLGGILVMVADLVGRTLFSPLEIPAGVFTASIGAPYFIYLLYKTRNS
- a CDS encoding FecCD family ABC transporter permease, giving the protein MLLKNSWQKWMGLFITILLLLFLLCSSIVYGYTNTTWQMAIDAFTHFNGTNEHIVIQSVRLPRALIASAIGASLAISGVLMQTLTKNPLASPDIFGVNAGAGLAVVTGVTVFGISNLQVFTWLSFIGAAIAAISIYMIGSMGRGGLTPMKLTLAGAAMTAMVSSLTQGLLVSNEALLEQVLFWLAGSVSGRSLDNLIAVLPYLTVGWGIALVVSGKMNVLSMGEDVAKGLGLNIVFLKIVLGLAIILLAGGSVAVAGPIGFIGIVVPHLTRSIVGIDHRWLIPFSGLFGAVLLITADIISRYILMPREVPVGVMTAIIGTPFFIYIARKGFSGR
- a CDS encoding ABC transporter substrate-binding protein; translated protein: MFRLKSLLTIFTIFAVFLLAACGNSKDQAEGNKAEDKKKDTSYTIEHAMGTTELKKTPKRVVVLTNEGTEALLALGIKPVGAVKSWLGDPWYDHIKDDMDGVEVVGVEHEVNLEKIASLKPDLIIGSKIRQEAVYDKLNAIAPTVFSETLRGDWKENFKLYAKALNLEEKGNDVIAKFDKRTEDLKAKLGDKVNQKVSIVRFMAGTTRIYYTDSFSGVIFDQLGFKRPEQQKELFTPNNKLGNLAIEVGKEAIPKMDGDILFYFTYAPEGDKQALSSAKEWTNDPLWKNLDAVKKGNAYEVSDATWNTAGGVIAANKMLDDIEKIMLKK
- a CDS encoding PDZ domain-containing protein, encoding MTTDWLIACLMGLGKLFLHPLLYVSIAYCLFIGYLRVKRERHDFNTKIYSISMELRSMLPQGLIWGLILSVLTLALGLTIPLAALFIMAGVTILSMLSMKRRFVSPVYTVGLTFFILFFLYDRDIKLTVFQDAFNQLDQSVYPTLVILIGLLLIAEGFLIVGNGSKRVSPQLEVSKRGQPIGVYVSQRIWLIPMFVMIPGGQLPAPFEWYPVFSIGDINLSPIVLPILIGFKQKVHGTLPEQAIRAQGKKIGALGFVITLLAAVGYWYPPLAIITAILAILGREFLHYSQKAMDGKLPFYFSKSKLGVQILGIIPQSPADKMGLLKGEVISKINGVVVREEEELYRALQINRAHCKLEVIDNNEQIRFVQRALFDGEHYELGILFVDDQLKESGQAG